AAAACCTGCAAGCTTCCGAATCTCGTATAAGAGACGTAGATATGGCAAAAGAAATGACAAATTACACAAAATACAACATCATAACACAAGCAGCAACAGCAATGCTTGCTCAAGCAAATCAAGTACCACAATCAGTATTGTCATTACTTCAATAAGAAAGCTTTCAACTAAAAACCCCTGTCAAAAGGGGTTTTTTTATTTAAAAAGATAAAAAGATAATAAATAATGGATAACAGATAATGAAGGAATTTGAATCTTGTCAAATTCCCTTCTGAATTATCCGTTTTTCATTATTACATATTAATTTATAATATGGATTTTTGTGTTTGCAAAACACAAAATCCTCCTAAACTATTAGTTCTTAGTTATTAATTTTAATCTGTTTTTCGCCGGCT
This genomic interval from Desulfatiglans sp. contains the following:
- a CDS encoding flagellin; translated protein: NLQASESRIRDVDMAKEMTNYTKYNIITQAATAMLAQANQVPQSVLSLLQ